In the Anguilla anguilla isolate fAngAng1 chromosome 7, fAngAng1.pri, whole genome shotgun sequence genome, one interval contains:
- the cep290 gene encoding centrosomal protein of 290 kDa isoform X4: MPPSIDWNKLMEVDPDEWEGLEKEADELVDVISKVQPKDLKEGDTKKIIQLFRITQTIMKMKVQEVSCAYEVIDKAGADQAEIENQLKAQVYRLENELEMAQRSTGGRDTRFLRDEIRQLEAQVERKEKELVQMEKDLNKEKKVNEELSLRAEEAEDDNRKLKRENEQLNRDVIFYRRELDQKDPVPSREENSEAQKRLNSANRQLYQCMEDLQRAEDEVAHLKAQSEHMEKSLEESVKEMERMTDEYNKMKIVVQQTDIIMDQLRKERDQAKIQLRELTDQIQARAAEDDPVMAAVNAKVEEWKTILSAKDDEIIEYQQMIRDLKDKLRTAQMDSDKSNLMALQQAVQERDHQIKMLTEQVDLYTGEMEKNALLVEELKKPLQKDRGPPSVIQQRKLDDLKVKLQAAEQRLQEAERVAELAESDAREKDKELSETLARMRVYESGTGGLEAAVAEIKECKYQLKLRDREAEAMTKEINQLEMKVNDLLDENEDLRERLGLNPKEEVDLSEFRRSKALKQRQYKAENQVLLKEIERLEAERLEHKKQIRNLVKDKGLSVSHLAMDDDDGKVTRSIQKLSPSSINEDELKRKYEHLQRELNSRERELELRRTESTQFKAKLNDMLMENKQLEQGMQEILKAIQDTQRTTQAQTGVSIPILERLVSAMEMKNSEGKFDASIHLKAQVDQLTGRNEELRQEMRLAREEATQAATQLARANEKMSILESEVEVLRRSGGNSIAFKSLNLPEEMAPSSVEVISSLNEYAITLLQELKNKEESNKQLETALEEYKGKFAVVRHQQGLIYKDYHSEKESWQKERDSLMELKNKLEQQKEVDAVRIKEFNHWLEVLEKDPTEIKQQACEAARKMTVLRVKEASLIRRYTTLLEMEQHLRKENNKLRSDFLEAEATVTQRIGYLQRYKDMASFKIAALQKALDDSVSSSELERANKQYNELTVKYRDLLQKDNHLVQRATNLEQLESENASLHEQIQGLNKELEISKEKLHTLEQALEHTAKTGGESGMDKASKAIANSEIASVSKRMAVLEMRELNERQRAEHAQRMYEHLRNSLRQVEDRNAELETKFAELTKQNLEAQRTEQELRDELANSVSKAVSDADRARISELERAEAELKIEVSKLREVSDVAKMQVSTLEARQQSREKEVEALRRQVLDYQAESDEKALIAKLHQHIVALQVSEATAVSRLEAAALKARQLEARLLRAEQRLDDKEQALYHARLEGRNRARHLRQTVQALRRQFAGALPLPQQEKFSRTMMQLQADKRRGQEEARRAEQERRRAEEKAAELELRLSGLEELMGSLKDGRGAQKVSEWHKKMEDLRLQELRRSRELASLKEEIRYLRNVVAEQERAIGGLEEDMVQQNNLHEERQLSWDQREVELERQLDLFEKQQNEILGTARKFEEATGSLPDPSMPIAHQLDFALRKIKDHVRTILETQAACKTLDEKLKEKEAALWRAEQNVLSRDRVINELRLRLPAAAERERLLAHLAERDEDPESQPALKVAHQTINNLQARLNQKEEVLKKYQNLLARARQEQEDLTKKQEEDMRVLHKKLDLHTDTSLDKFRQTALELMKKPTIDVPTTKHLMRLAEMEQTVAEQDNSLSSLNAKLKSVTSELERQRQITAVKVKDHAAEKEKLEERHAAQVKQLEQEAEELRAQMSQMEKEAQYLRTELEAQKEANVRSPSNTMKNLVERLKAQVAQKDKQQKALSKALLELRSEMTTQAEFQIVANAAQREESLNIQNIVDRHTKDLRARIQELSEELQVAKDGLRAARSRESSLRDEAEALSRDLQRSQKTQAKLQKEKEEREDEVQELKKRVKRLTTGLQSKAEAEKGPSVEELQKKIRRLESELEKQSGSEPTERKPIREDKKEEILRWEEGKKWQARLESVRNKLREKERESESLTKQLSTLKELYGRLDQEKAALQKKLRVRGVTVDQVVGARTMDSEREIEELKSQNAELEQQIITIKKQQALPRDAAIDDMDLRNRYLEEKIHSLERQLSKEPPSRPSTSGRGSGTPSQREGELQKENLKLSSENLELRFQLEQANKDLPRLKDQVSDLKEMCDVLKKEKTEIERKLGNVRGSGRSGKTIPELEKTIGLMQRVVERVQRENEALKKTPAGPTQDQLTALELENKKLKSDYEQLKAQAGAQQSAMNESRTKVMEKIMMENERLRKELRKEAESAEKLRIAKTGLETTNERLQAQLQESSLRPGQQEGADRRGGRATVVTRMYENKMRDLENDIAQKNSSLSELKQLLQEAGDREQKSAQLIGELREQVDLLRQFPEDAKTDSGLVKEFQSMRLMNHQLEKEKAELLRQLSTHRDQRGTGPGQEDLQSQLQQEDLEKRKLQEEVKRMKKELENFDPTFFEEIEDLKFNYNLEVKKNILLEEQLKKMSEQFGVEVYIPTNLSVS; this comes from the exons ATGCCTCCAAGCATCGACTGGAATAAACTGATGGAGGTTGACCCGGATGAATGGGAGGGTCTGGAAAAAGAAGCTGATGAGCTTGTTGACGTGATATCAAAG GTTCAACCAAAGGACCTGAAAgaaggtgataccaaaaaaataattcagctttTCAGAATCACTCAGACCATCATGAAG ATGAAAGTACAGGAAGTAAGCTGTGCTTATGAAGTCATTGATAAAGCTGGTGCAGATCAAGCTGAAATAG AAAACCAGTTGAAGGCCCAAGTGTACAGATTAGAGAATGAGCTGGAG ATGGCCCAGCGATCGACCGGGGGAAGAGACACGCGCTTCCTTCGCGATGAAATCCGCCAACTGGAGGCTCAGGTGGAGCGCAAAGAGAAGGAGCTGGTCCAGATGGAGAAGGACctgaacaaagaaaagaaagtcaATGAGGAA CTGTCTCTTCGCGCTGAAGAAGCAGAGGATGATAACAGGAAGTTGAAAAGAGAG AATGAGCAGCTCAATCGGGATGTGATATTTTACCGACGAGAGCTGGACCAGAAGGACCCGGTTCCCTCGCGGGAAGAGAACAGCGAGGCTCAAAAGAGGCTGAACTCCGCCAACCGGCAGCTGTATCAGTGCATGGAGGACCTGCAG CGTGCAGAAGACGAGGTCGCCCACCTGAAAGCCCAGAGCGAGCACATGGAGAAGAGTCTGGAGGAGTCCGtgaaggagatggagaggaTGACTGACGAGTACAACAAGATGAAGATCGTAGTGCAGCAGACCGACATCATCATGGACCAGCTCAGAAAAGAAAGGGACCAGGCCAAGATTCAA TTGAGAGAGCTAACAGACCAGATACAGGCTCGGGCAGCAGAAGATGATCCTGTGATGGCTGCTGTAAATGCCAAGGTGGAGGAGTGGAAG aCTATATTGTCAGCCAAGGATGATGAAATCATTGAGTACCAGCAGATGATCAGAGACCTGAAAGACAAACTCCGGACGGCCCAGATGGACTCTGACAAAAGCAACCTGATGGCCTTGCAGCAG GCCGTACAGGAACGAGACCATCAGATCAAGATGCTGACGGAGCAGGTGGATCTGTACacgggagagatggagaaaaacGCACTCCTCGTCGAAGAGCTCAAAAAACCTCTTCAGAAAGACAGAG GGCCCCCTTCAGTGATCCAGCAGAGAAAGCTGGATGACCTGAAGGTCAAGCTGCAGGCCGCGGAGCAGAGGCTTCAGGAGGCCGAGAGAGTGGCCGAGCTGGCCGAGTCTGATGCCAGGGAGAAGGACAAAGAGCTCAGTGAAACCCTCGCTCGCATGAGAGTCTATGAGTCT GGCACGGGAGGGCTGGAAGCCGCCGTCGCTGAGATAAAGGAGTGTAAATACCAACTGAAGCTGCGGGATCGTGAGGCGGAGGCCATGACCAAGGAGATCAACCAGCTGGAGATGAAAGTCAATGACCTGCTGGACGAGAACGAGGACCTGAGAGAACGTCTGG gATTAAATCCAAAAGAAGAGGTTGATTTGTCAGAATTCCGACGATCCAAAGCTTTAAAACAAAGGCAGTACAAAGCAGAAAACCAGGTCCTTCTAAAGGAG ATCGAGCGTCTGGAAGCGGAAAGACTGGAGCACAAAAAACAGATCAGAAACCTGGTCAAGGATAAAG GGCTATCTGTAAGTCATTTAGCGATGGATGACGATGATGGCAAAGTCACCAGGAGCATCCAAAAGCTATCTCCCAGCTCCATTAATGAAGACGAGCTCAAACGCAAG TATGAACACCTCCAGAGAGAACTGAATAGCAGAGAAAGGGAGCTGGAGCTCAGAAGAACAGAGTCCACTCAATTCAAggctaaat TGAATGACATGTTGATGGAAAATAAGCAGCTGGAACAAGGAATGCAGGAGATATTGAAAGCCATTCAGGATACCCAAAGAACCACGCAGGCTCAAACAGGAGTCAGCATTCCCATTCTCGAGAGGCTCGTCAGT GCAATGGAGATGAAGAACTCGGAGGGGAAGTTTGACGCCAGCATCCACTTAAAAGCGCAGGTGGACCAGCTGACTGGCAGGAACGAGGAGCTCCGACAGGAAATGCGGCTCGCCCGGGAAGAAGCCACCCAAGCCGCAACTCAGCTGGCAAGAGCCAATGAAAAG ATGTCTATACTGGAGAGTGAGGTGGAAGTCCTGAGGCGATCAGGAGGGAACAGCATCGCGTTTAAGAGCCTGAACCTCCCTGAAGAGATGGCCCCCTCCAGTGTGGAGGTCATCAGCTCCCTCAACGAATATGCAATCACGCTTCTGCAG GAGCTGAAAAACAAGGAGGAATCAAATAAGCAACTGGAAACAGCGTTAGAGGAGTACAAGGGAAAGTTTGCTGTGGTTCGACACCAGCAGGGACTAATATACAAGGACTACCATAG TGAGAAGGAGTCTTGGCAAAAGGAGAGGGATTCTTTAATGGAGCTGAAAAATAAACTTGAACAGCAGAAAGAGGTGGATGCAGTGAGAATAAAGGAATTCAAT CACTGGCTGGAGGTTTTAGAGAAGGATCCCACAGAAATCAAGCAGCAGGCGTGTGAGGCGGCTCGGAAGATGACGGTGCTGCGGGTGAAGGAGGCGTCGCTGATCAGACGCTACACCACCCTGCTGGAGATGGAGCAGCACCTTCGGAAGGAGAACAACAAACTCAGGAGCGACTTCCTGGAAGCGGAGGCCACTGTCACACAAAGGATCGGCTATTTGCAGAGATATAAG GATATGGCCTCTTTCAAAATAGCAGCGTTGCAGAAAGCCCTCGACGACAGTGTCTCATCTTCTGAACTCGAGCGGGCCAACAAACAATACAACGAACTGACAGTAAAATACAGAGACCTTCtacagaaggacaaccatctcgtTCAGAGGGCCACCAACCTGGAGCAATTAGAG agtgAGAATGCTTCTCTGCACGAGCAGATCCAGGGTCTGAACAAAGAGCTGGAGATCAGCAAAGAGAAACTGCACACACTAGAGCAAGCCTTGGAACACACCGCCAAGACAG GTGGGGAGAGCGGCATGGACAAAGCGTCCAAAGCCATCGCCAACAGCGAGATCGCCTCGGTGTCCAAGAGGATGGCGGTGCTGGAGATGAGGGAGCTGAACGAGCGCCAGAGAGCGGAGCACGCTCAGAGGATGTACGAGCACCTGAGGAACTCGCTCAGACAAGTGGAGGATCGCAACGCGGAGCTGGAGACTAAATTTGCAGAG CTGACCAAGCAGAACCTGGAAGCCCAGCGGACGGAGCAGGAGCTGCGTGACGAGCTGGCCAACAGCGTGAGCAAAGCGGTCAGCGACGCCGACCGCGCGCGCATCAGCGAGCTGGAGAGAGCCGAGGCCGAGCTCAAAATCGAAGTGTCCAA GTTACGGGAGGTTTCAGATGTGGCCAAAATGCAGGTGTCTACCCTGGAGGCCAGGCAGCAGTCCAGAGAGAAGGAGGTGGAAGCCCTGAGGAGACAGGTGCTGGACTATCAG GCCGAGTCGGACGAGAAGGCGCTCATCGCCAAGCTGCACCAGCACATCGTGGCGCTGCAGGTGAGCGAGGCCACGGCGGTGAGCAGGCTGGAGGCGGCCGCGCTCAAGGCCCGCCAGCTGGAGGCGCGCCTGCTGCGGGCGGAGCAGCGCCTGGACGACAAGGAGCAGGCGCTGTACCACGCCCGGCTGGAGGGCCGCAACCGCGCCCGCCACCTGCGGCAGACGGTGCAGGCCCTGCGCAGGCAGTTCGCCGGCGCCCTGCCGCTGCCCCAGCAGGAGAAGTTCTCCCGGACCATGATGCAGCTGCAGGCCGACAAGCGGCGGGGCCAGGAGGAGGCGCGGCGGGCCGAGCAGGAGCGCAGGCGGGCGGAGGAGAAGGCCGCGGAGCTGGAGCTCCGTCTGAGCGGGCTGGAGGAGCTCATGGGCTCCCTGAAAGACGGCAGAGGCGCTCAGAAG GTGAGCGAGTGGCATAAGAAGATGGAGGATCTGCgtctgcaggagctgcggcGCAGCAGGGAGCTGGCCTCGCTCAAGGAGGAGATCAGGTACCTGCGCAACGTCGTGGCCGAGCAGGAGCGCGCCATCGGCGGCCTGGAGGAGGACATGGTCCAGCAGAACAAC CTCCATGAGGAGCGGCAGCTGTCCTGGGATCAGCGGGAGGTGGAACTGGAGCGACAGCTGGATCTGTTTGAGAAGCAGCAGAATGAAATCCTGGGTACTGCCCGAAAG TTTGAGGAGGCGACTGGGTCCCTACCAGACCCCTCCATGCCGATTGCCCACCAGCTGGATTTTGCTCTGCGGAAGATCAAGGACCACGTCCGCACTATCCTGGAAACACAAGCCGCCTGCAAGACTCTGGATGAG AAActgaaggagaaggaggcggCGCTCTGGCGGGCGGAGCAGAACGTGCTCTCGCGGGACCGGGTCATCAACGAGCTGCGCCTGCGCCTCCCGGCCGCGGCCGAGCGGGAGAGGCTCCTGGCCCACCTGGCCGAGAGGGACGAGGACCCGGAGAGCCAGCCCGCCCTCAAGGTGGCCCACCAGACCATCAACAACCTGCAGGCCAGGCTCAACCAGAAAGAGGAGGTCCTGAAGAAGTACCAGAACCTGCTGGCTCGGGCCAGACAG GAGCAAGAAGACTTGACAAAGAAGCAAGAAGAGGACATGAGGGTTCTGCACAAGAAACTGGACTTGCATACAGACACTTCGCTGGACAAGTTCAGGCAGACAGCCCTG GAGCTAATGAAGAAGCCTACCATAGACGTTCCCACCACCAAGCACCTGATGCGTTTGGCAGAGATGGAGCAGACTGTGGCTGAACAGGACAactctctgtcctccctcaaTGCCAAGCTGAAGAGTGTGACCTCTGagctggagagacagagacagatcaCTGCCGTCAAGGTCAAAGACCACGCCGCTGAGAAGGAAAA atTGGAGGAGCGCCACGCCGCGCAGGTAaaacagctggagcaggaggcggaggagTTGCGGGCGCAGATGTCACAGATGGAGAAGGAGGCCCAGTACCTCCGGACCGAGCTGGAGGCGCAGAAGGAGGCCAACGTCAGGTCCCCCTCAAATACCATGAAGAACTTGGTGGAACGGCTCAAAGCCCAAGTAGCGCAGAAAGATAAACAGCAGAAG GCCCTCAGTAAAGCCCTACTGGAACTGCGCTCTGAGATGACCACGCAGGCGGAGTTCCAAATCGTAGCCaacgcagcacagagagaggagagtctgAACATCCAGAACATTGTGGACAGACACACCAAGGACTTACGG GCTCGCATCCAGGAGCTGAGCGAGGAGCTGCAGGTGGCGAAGGACGGCCTGAGGGCGGCGAGGTCCAGGGAGAGCTCGCTGAGGGACGAGGCCGAGGCCCTCAGCCGGGACCTGCAGCGGAGCCAGAAGACTCAGGCCAAGctgcagaaagagaaggaggagagggaggacgAGGTCCAAGAGCTGAAAAAGAGAGTGAAGAGGCTCACCACCGGCCTGCAG AGCAAGGCGGAGGCTGAGAAAGGGCCGTCGGTGGAGGAGCTCCAGAAGAAGATCCGGAGGCTGGAGTCGGAGCTGGAGAAGCAGTCTGGGTCCGAGCCTACGGAGAGGAAACCCATCAGAGAGGACAAG AAAGAAGAGATATTGCGATGGGAGGAAGGAAAGAAGTGGCAGGCCAGGCTGGAGAGCGTGCGGAACAAGCTGAGAGAAAAGGAGCGAGAGAGCGAATCTCTAACCAAGCAGCTCAGCACCCTGAAAGAGCTCTATGGCAG GCTGGACCAGGAAAAGGCGGCCCTGCAGAAGAAGCTTCGTGTTCGTGGTGTGACAGTGGATCAGGTTGTGGGAGCGAGAACAATGGactctgagagagagattgaagaACTTAAGAGTCAAAACGCTGAGCTTGAGCAGCAGATCATTACCATAAA aaaacagcagGCCTTGCCGAGAGATGCCGCGATTGACGACATGGACCTTCGAAATCGCTACCTGGAAGAAAAGATCCATTCTCTGGAAAGACAGCTGTCCAAAGAGCCCCCATCACGTCCATCT ACTTCAGGCAGGGGTTCTGGGACCCCATCGCAGAGGGAGGGCGAGCTGCAGAAAGAAAACCTCAAGCTCTCCTCTGAAAACCTGGAACTGCGATTTCAGCTTGAGCAGGCCAACAAAGATCTGCCCAGGTTAAAG GATCAGGTGAGCGACCTGAAAGAGATGTGTGATGTTCTGAAGAAAGAGAAGACTGAGATAGAGAGGAAGCTGGGAAATGTCCGTGGG TCTGGGCGGAGCGGGAAAACTATCCCGGAGCTGGAGAAGACCATCGGCCTGATGCAGAGGGTGGTGGAGAGGGTGCAGAGGGAGAACGAGGCCCTGAAAAAGACCCCTGCTGGCCCCACCCAGGACCAGCTCACCGCCCTGGAGCTTGAGAACAAAAAACTCAAG TCTGACTATGAACAGCTCAAAGCGCAGGCTGGAGCACAACAAAGCGCAATGAATGAGTCAAGGACCAAAGTGATGGAGAAGATTATGATGGAAAATGAACGCTTGCGCAAGGAGCTGAGAAAG GAAGCGGAGAGCGCTGAGAAGCTTCGAATAGCCAAGACCGGCCTGGAGACCACCAATGAGAGACTGCAGGCCCAGCTGCAGGAGAGTAGCCTGAGGCCTGGCCAGCAGGAGGGAGCTGACCGCAGGGGCGGGAGGGCTACCGTGGTGACTAG GATGTAcgaaaataaaatgagagaCCTGGAGAATGACATCGCCCAGAAGAACAGCAGCCTTTCAGAGCTCAAACAGCTGCTCCAAGAAGCAGGGGACCGGGAGCAAAAATCAGCACAGCTCATTGGCGAGCTCAGAGAGCAG gttgaCTTGTTAAGACAGTTTCCAGAGGATGCCAAAACAGATTCAGGGCTTGTGAAGGAATTCCAATCAATGCG GCTGATGAACCATcagctggagaaagagaaggcGGAGCTTCTTCGGCAGCTCAGCACGCACAGAGAccagagaggaacagggccag GACAGGAAGACCTGCAGAGCCAGCTACAGCAAGAAGATCTGGAAAAGAGAAAACTGCAG GAAGAAGTGAAGAGAATGAAGAAAGAGTTGGAGAACTTTGACCCAactttttttgaagaaattgAGGACCTTAAGTTTAATTACAACCTGGAGGTAAAGAAGAACATTCTTCTGGAGGAGCAACTGAAAAAGATGTCCGAACAGTTTGGAGTGGAAGTGTACATTCCAACTAATCTTTCAGTCAGCTGA